A portion of the Candidatus Dadabacteria bacterium genome contains these proteins:
- a CDS encoding arsenosugar biosynthesis-associated peroxidase-like protein, with translation MSYYKPEDLKKFNEVGKFAKNLMDKFFDYYNAATSDEGALTAREKALIALAVAHSKQCPYCIDAYTNRCIETGAGPEEMTEAVHVAASMEAGVKLIHAVQMQNTLKENGAL, from the coding sequence ATGAGTTACTACAAACCCGAAGACCTTAAAAAATTCAACGAGGTCGGAAAATTCGCAAAGAACCTGATGGACAAGTTCTTTGACTACTACAACGCCGCCACCTCCGATGAGGGGGCTTTGACCGCCAGAGAAAAAGCGCTCATCGCCCTTGCGGTGGCGCATTCCAAACAATGCCCCTACTGCATTGACGCCTACACCAACAGATGCATTGAAACCGGCGCGGGCCCCGAAGAAATGACCGAGGCCGTTCATGTCGCCGCCTCAATGGAAGCGGGAGTTAAACTTATCCACGCGGTTCAGATGCAAAATACCCTGAAGGAAAACGGCGCGCTGTAG